From Taeniopygia guttata chromosome 29, bTaeGut7.mat, whole genome shotgun sequence, a single genomic window includes:
- the SMARCD1 gene encoding SWI/SNF-related matrix-associated actin-dependent regulator of chromatin subfamily D member 1 has translation MAARAGFQSGPASGGGAGATPGAALGPGAPGGAVRMGPAPGQGLYRSPLPGAAYPRPGMLPGGRLAPQGPAMGPPGYGGSPAVRPALAQAGLDQARKRPAPQQLQQVQPQAVPNRNHNAKKKKMADKILPQRIRELVPESQAYMDLLAFERKLDQTIMRKRLDIQEALKRPIKQKRKLRIFISNTFNPAKSDAEDGEGTVASWELRVEGRLLEDSALSKYDATKQKRKFSSFFKSLVIELDKDLYGPDNHLVEWHRTATTQETDGFQVKRPGDVNVRCTVLLMLDYQPPQFKLDPRLARLLGIHTQTRPVIIQALWQYIKTHKLQDPHEREFVICDKYLQQIFESQRMKFSEIPQRLHALLMPPEPIIINHVISVDPNDQKKTACYDIDVEVDDTLKTQMNSFLLSTASQQEIAALDNKIHETIETINQLKTQREFMLSFARDPQGFINDWLQSQCRDLKTMTDVVGNPEEERRAEFYFQPWAQEAVCRYFYSKVQQRRQELEQALGIRNT, from the exons ATGGCGGCGCGGGCCGGGTTTCAGTCGGGGCCtgcgagcggcggcggcgctggggcCACGCCCGGGGCCGCGCTGGGCCCGGGAGCGCCGGGCGGGGCGGTGCGCATGGGCCCGGCGCCGGGGCAGGGCCTGTACCGCTCGCCGTTGCCCGGAGCCGCCTACCCG CGCCCCGGGATGCTGCCGGGCGGCCGCCTGGCGCCGCAGGGCCCGGCCATGGGGCCTCCCGGGTACGGAGGGAGCCCAGCGGTGCGGCCCGCGCTGGCGCAGGCCGGGCTGGACCAGGCTCGCAAGCGGCCGGCGCcgcagcagcttcagcaggtGCAGCCGCAGGCGGTGCCCAACCGCAACCACAA TGCCAAGAAGAAGAAGATGGCAGATAAAATCCTCCCGCAGCGG ATCCGTGAGCTCGTGCCCGAATCCCAGGCCTACATGGACCTGCTGGCCTTCGAGAGGAAGCTGGACCAGACCATCATGAGGAAGCGCCTGGATATCCAGGAGGCTCTGAAACGTCCCATCAAG CAAAAGCGAAAGCTGCGTATTTTTATCTCCAACACCTTCAACCCCGCCAAGTCGGACGCGGAGGACGGCGAAGGAACCGTCGCCTCCTGGGAGCTTCGGGTGGAAGGACGGCTGTTGGAGGAT TCTGCTCTGTCCAAATATGATGCCAccaagcagaaaaggaaattttcgTCCTTCTTTAAATCTCTGGTCATTGAACTTGATAAAGACCTGTATGGCCCTGACAATCACCTAGTAGAG TGGCACAGGACTGCTACGACTCAGGAGACAGATGGCTTCCAGGTGAAGAGGCCGGGGGATGTGAACGTGCGCTGCACTGTCCTGCTGATGCTGGATTACCAG CCTCCCCAGTTCAAACTGGATCCACGCCTGGCTCGGCTCCTGGGCATCCACACCCAGACCCGGCCCGTGATCATCCAGGCCCTGTGGCAGTACATCAAGACCCACAAGCTGCAGGACCCCCACGAGCGGGAGTTTGTCATCTGTGACAAGTACCTGCAGCAG ATATTCGAGTCGCAGCGGATGAAGTTCTCTGAGATCCCACAAAGGCTTCATGCCTTGCTGATGCCCCCTGAACCAATCATCATCAATCATGTGATCAG TGTTGACCCAAATGACCAGAAGAAGACAGCCTGCTATGACATTGATGTGGAGGTGGACGATACCCTGAAAACTCAGATGAATTCCTTTCTGCTCTCCACAGCCAGTCAACAGGAAATTGCTGCTCTGGATAACAAG ATCCATGAAACAATTGAGACCATCAACCAGCTGAAGACACAGCGTGAATTCATGCTGAGCTTTGCCCGAGATCCTCAGGGCTTCATCAACGACTGGCTCCAGTCCCAGTGCCGGGATTTGAAG ACAATGACTGATGTCGTTGGGaatcctgaggaggagcgcAGGGCCGAGTTCTACTTCCAACCGTGGGCGCAGGAAGCCGTGTGCCGATACTTCTACTCCAAG GTGCAGCAGAGACGGCAGGAACTGGAGCAGGCCCTGGGGATCCGGAACACAtag